In the Klebsiella aerogenes KCTC 2190 genome, one interval contains:
- a CDS encoding HutD family protein — protein MIVPVQLSTLPVTPWKNGAGETREIVCVPSPDAPFLWRASIATLQNDGPFSCFPGVDRVITLLAGQPLRLKGEAIDHALTLWQPWAFAGEWPLRSEGIREPGLDFNIMTQRNRAAAEVRVVDDIQTPGDEGVAWVLQGRWQLGERQCEAQSGIFWHQQTPGELAPLTTDALLLLTTIVRR, from the coding sequence ATGATCGTTCCCGTCCAACTATCCACTCTGCCCGTCACGCCCTGGAAAAATGGCGCAGGCGAGACCCGTGAGATAGTCTGTGTCCCCTCTCCTGACGCCCCTTTTTTATGGCGAGCCAGCATTGCCACTCTGCAAAATGATGGTCCGTTTTCCTGCTTTCCCGGCGTCGACCGGGTCATTACTCTACTGGCCGGGCAGCCGCTGCGCCTGAAAGGCGAAGCTATCGATCACGCTTTAACGCTTTGGCAACCCTGGGCTTTTGCCGGCGAGTGGCCGCTGCGTAGCGAAGGGATCCGCGAACCCGGTCTCGACTTTAATATCATGACCCAGCGCAACCGCGCCGCCGCCGAGGTACGGGTCGTTGATGATATACAGACTCCCGGCGACGAAGGCGTCGCTTGGGTATTACAGGGGCGCTGGCAACTTGGTGAACGGCAATGTGAAGCGCAATCGGGTATTTTCTGGCATCAGCAAACGCCGGGCGAACTCGCGCCGCTCACGACGGACGCCCTACTGTTACTCACCACGATCGTGCGCCGTTAA
- the fabI gene encoding enoyl-ACP reductase FabI: MGFLSGKRILITGVASKLSIAYGIAQAMHREGAELAFTYQNEKLKGRVEEFAAALGSNIVLQCDVAEDESITALFTELEKVWPKFDGFVHSIGYAPADQLDGDYVNAVTREGFKIAHDISAYSFVAMAKACRSMLNPGSALLTLSYLGAERAIPNYNVMGLAKASLEANVRYMANAMGPEGIRVNAISAGPIRTLAASGIKDFRKMLAHCEAVTPIRRTVTIEDVGNSAAFLCSNLSAGISGEVVHVDGGFSIAAMNELELK; encoded by the coding sequence ATGGGTTTTCTTTCCGGTAAGCGCATTCTGATCACTGGCGTGGCCAGTAAACTGTCCATCGCCTACGGTATTGCGCAAGCAATGCACCGTGAAGGGGCTGAACTGGCATTCACCTATCAGAACGAAAAACTGAAAGGCCGCGTAGAAGAGTTTGCTGCTGCGCTGGGTTCTAACATTGTGCTGCAGTGCGACGTGGCTGAAGACGAAAGCATCACCGCGCTGTTCACTGAGCTTGAAAAAGTATGGCCGAAATTTGATGGTTTCGTGCACTCTATCGGTTATGCGCCGGCTGACCAGTTAGATGGCGACTACGTCAATGCCGTCACCCGCGAAGGTTTCAAAATTGCCCACGACATCAGCGCTTACAGCTTCGTGGCGATGGCGAAAGCTTGCCGCTCGATGCTGAACCCGGGCTCCGCGCTGCTGACCCTCTCCTATCTGGGCGCTGAGCGCGCTATCCCGAACTATAACGTGATGGGTCTGGCAAAAGCGTCTCTGGAAGCCAACGTACGCTATATGGCGAACGCGATGGGTCCGGAAGGTATTCGCGTTAACGCCATCTCCGCAGGTCCGATCCGCACCCTGGCGGCATCCGGTATCAAAGATTTCCGTAAAATGCTGGCGCACTGCGAAGCGGTCACCCCGATCCGTCGCACCGTCACCATCGAAGACGTCGGCAACAGCGCGGCCTTCCTGTGCTCTAACCTGTCTGCGGGCATCTCCGGTGAAGTCGTTCACGTTGACGGCGGTTTCAGCATCGCTGCGATGAACGAACTGGAACTGAAATAA
- a CDS encoding carboxymuconolactone decarboxylase family protein, with amino-acid sequence MEQRRVYGKNHWYHETQSTNSPVEILPLVPEAADVDDRFLLDLPLAADLSHPHEGWLAPARQLTKVLFPDNVTVTRLQTFSAYDRLSTALTVAQVYGIQRLCNHYAARLAPLPGPDSSRESNHRLAQITQYARQLASSPSVINEVSRRQLEEVGLTSRDIVLINQIIGFVGFQARAVAAFQAALGQPVRWLPGMPQQNDAPAERFTDVTGEWSLDIDDADLRYANDDKQVRLAAWNRHPGLQPLAPLLATDEGALALLHQLLNQLDNSAQPLSAMAALLAARINGSVSCFNAWRARWTGDNGLLQALRGDERTVQHWARSHSLEHVFLQAAQLLTRAPDRFSAAQLTPLTEYGLSRVEAIDLLAWCGLCGWLNRLKIALGEVRQAT; translated from the coding sequence ATGGAGCAACGCCGCGTGTATGGCAAAAACCACTGGTATCACGAGACCCAGTCAACCAATAGCCCGGTCGAGATTCTTCCTCTGGTCCCGGAGGCCGCTGACGTTGATGACCGTTTTTTGCTCGATCTGCCACTCGCAGCCGATCTCAGCCACCCTCATGAAGGCTGGCTGGCACCCGCGCGTCAGTTGACAAAGGTCCTTTTCCCGGACAACGTCACGGTAACCCGATTACAAACCTTCAGCGCCTACGACCGTCTTAGCACCGCCCTGACCGTCGCTCAGGTCTACGGCATACAGCGCTTGTGTAACCACTACGCCGCCCGTCTGGCGCCGTTGCCTGGCCCTGACTCCTCACGAGAAAGTAATCACCGGTTGGCGCAGATAACCCAGTACGCCCGCCAGTTAGCCAGTTCTCCTTCGGTTATCAACGAGGTCTCCCGCCGCCAGCTTGAGGAGGTCGGGCTGACCAGCCGCGATATTGTGTTAATTAACCAAATTATCGGCTTCGTGGGCTTTCAGGCCCGCGCGGTGGCCGCATTTCAGGCCGCGCTCGGCCAACCGGTACGCTGGCTTCCCGGTATGCCGCAGCAGAATGATGCCCCGGCAGAACGCTTTACTGATGTTACTGGAGAGTGGTCCCTGGATATCGATGATGCCGACCTGCGTTACGCCAATGATGACAAGCAAGTCAGGCTCGCCGCATGGAACCGTCATCCCGGCCTGCAGCCTCTCGCCCCCCTTCTGGCAACGGATGAAGGCGCGTTGGCCCTGCTACATCAACTGCTGAATCAACTGGATAATTCTGCGCAGCCCTTAAGCGCAATGGCGGCGTTACTCGCGGCGCGAATCAACGGCAGCGTCAGCTGTTTTAACGCCTGGAGAGCTCGCTGGACAGGTGACAACGGATTGTTGCAGGCACTGCGCGGCGATGAACGAACGGTTCAGCACTGGGCGCGAAGCCATTCTTTGGAACATGTTTTCCTACAGGCGGCGCAGCTATTGACTCGTGCGCCGGACCGTTTTAGCGCCGCGCAGCTAACTCCCCTCACTGAATATGGGCTTTCCCGCGTTGAGGCTATCGATCTGCTGGCGTGGTGCGGCCTCTGCGGGTGGCTGAACCGGCTTAAAATCGCCCTCGGTGAGGTACGTCAAGCGACGTAA
- a CDS encoding exoribonuclease II, which produces MFQDNPLLAQLKQQLHSQTPRVEGVVKGTEKGFGFLEVDSQKSYFIPPPQMKKVMHGDRIIAVVHTEKERESAEPEELVEPFLTRFVGKVQKKDDRLSIVPDHPLLKDAIPCRAARGVEHDFKQGDWAVAEMRRHPLKGDRGFYAELTQFITFSDDHFVPWWVTLARHNLEKEAPNGVATEMLDEGLERRDLTPLEFVTIDSASTEDMDDALYVERADDGKLLLTVAIADPTAWIAEGSKLDNAAKIRAFTNYLPGFNIPMLPRELSDDLCSLRANEVRPVLACRMTLAADGAIEDNIEFFAATIESKAKLAYDDVSNWLENIGSWQPADDAIAQQIKLLQEVCQRRSEWRQTHALVFKDRPDYRFVLGEKGEVLDIVAEPRRIANRIVEESMIAANICAARVLRDNLGFGVYNVHTGFDPANTEQLAALLKTHDVHVDPQEVLTLDGFCKLRRELDAQPSGFLDSRIRRFQSFAEISTEPGPHFGLGLEAYATWTSPIRKYGDMINHRLLKAVIKGETIGRPQDDVTVQMAERRRLNRMAERDVADWLYARFLNDKAGTDTRYAAEIIDVSRGGMRVRLVDNGAVAFIPAPFLHAVRDELVCSQENGTVQIKGEVVYKVTDVIDVTIAEVRMETRSVIARPAA; this is translated from the coding sequence ATGTTTCAGGACAACCCGCTGCTAGCGCAGCTTAAACAGCAATTGCATTCCCAGACTCCCCGCGTTGAAGGGGTCGTTAAAGGCACGGAAAAAGGTTTTGGCTTCCTTGAAGTCGACTCGCAAAAAAGCTACTTCATTCCGCCGCCGCAAATGAAAAAAGTGATGCATGGCGATCGTATTATCGCTGTGGTCCATACCGAAAAAGAACGTGAAAGCGCCGAGCCGGAAGAGCTGGTTGAGCCTTTCCTGACCCGTTTTGTCGGTAAAGTGCAGAAAAAAGACGATCGTCTGTCTATTGTTCCTGATCATCCGCTGCTGAAAGACGCCATCCCTTGCCGCGCCGCGCGCGGCGTAGAACACGACTTCAAACAGGGTGACTGGGCGGTGGCTGAAATGCGTCGCCATCCGCTGAAAGGCGACCGCGGTTTCTATGCCGAATTAACGCAATTCATCACCTTTAGCGACGATCATTTCGTGCCGTGGTGGGTGACGCTGGCGCGTCATAACCTGGAAAAAGAAGCGCCGAATGGCGTTGCCACCGAGATGCTCGATGAAGGACTGGAACGCCGCGATCTGACGCCGCTTGAGTTCGTAACCATCGACAGCGCCAGCACCGAAGATATGGACGATGCGCTGTATGTCGAGCGCGCCGACGACGGTAAACTGCTGCTGACCGTCGCTATCGCCGATCCGACAGCGTGGATTGCCGAGGGCAGTAAACTGGACAACGCGGCGAAAATCCGCGCCTTCACCAACTATCTGCCGGGCTTTAATATCCCAATGTTGCCGCGCGAGCTGTCTGACGATTTGTGTTCGCTGCGCGCCAACGAAGTGCGTCCGGTACTCGCCTGCCGCATGACTCTGGCGGCTGACGGCGCCATTGAAGATAATATCGAATTCTTCGCAGCAACTATCGAATCTAAAGCCAAACTGGCTTATGACGACGTCTCCAACTGGCTGGAAAATATCGGCTCATGGCAGCCTGCTGATGACGCTATCGCGCAGCAAATCAAACTGCTGCAGGAAGTCTGCCAGCGCCGCAGCGAATGGCGTCAAACCCACGCGCTGGTATTCAAAGACCGCCCTGATTATCGCTTCGTGTTGGGTGAGAAAGGTGAAGTGCTGGATATCGTTGCCGAACCGCGCCGCATCGCCAACCGCATCGTTGAAGAGTCAATGATTGCCGCTAATATCTGCGCGGCACGCGTGCTGCGAGATAACCTGGGCTTTGGCGTTTATAACGTGCACACCGGTTTCGATCCGGCCAACACCGAACAACTGGCCGCGCTGCTGAAGACGCACGATGTGCACGTCGATCCGCAGGAAGTCCTGACACTCGACGGTTTCTGTAAACTGCGCCGCGAACTGGATGCTCAGCCTTCAGGTTTCCTTGATAGCCGCATCCGCCGCTTCCAGTCGTTCGCCGAAATCAGTACCGAACCGGGCCCGCACTTCGGCCTTGGGCTGGAAGCTTACGCCACCTGGACTTCGCCAATCCGTAAATACGGCGATATGATCAACCACCGTCTGTTAAAAGCCGTCATCAAAGGCGAGACCATTGGTCGCCCGCAGGATGACGTCACCGTGCAGATGGCGGAACGCCGTCGTCTGAACCGGATGGCGGAACGCGACGTCGCAGATTGGCTGTATGCTCGCTTCCTCAATGATAAAGCCGGAACCGATACCCGCTACGCGGCAGAAATCATTGATGTCAGCCGCGGCGGCATGCGCGTGCGCCTGGTCGATAACGGCGCTGTCGCCTTTATCCCGGCACCTTTCCTGCACGCGGTGCGCGATGAACTGGTCTGCAGTCAGGAGAACGGAACCGTACAGATTAAAGGTGAAGTCGTTTACAAAGTCACCGATGTTATCGACGTGACTATCGCTGAAGTCCGTATGGAAACCCGCAGCGTCATCGCCCGTCCGGCGGCGTAA
- a CDS encoding DNA-binding transcriptional regulator YciT — MNARQQSILQMVIDKGRMSVADLARMTGVSEVTIRQDLNSLEKQSYLRRTHGFAVPLDSEDVETRMMTNFAIKRELAARAASLVAAGETVFIENGSSNALLARTLAERGDITIITVSSYIAHLLKETPGEVILLGGIYQKRSESMVGPLTRQCIQQVHFSKAFIGVDGWQSETGFTGRDMMRADVVNAVLEKQCEAIVLSDSSKFSVVHPYPLGPISRFNRIITDNNLHDTIRQQLTDSGLTVDIVNPA; from the coding sequence ATGAACGCCCGACAACAAAGTATTTTGCAAATGGTCATCGATAAAGGCCGTATGAGCGTAGCCGATCTGGCCAGGATGACCGGTGTCTCAGAAGTCACTATTCGTCAGGATCTGAATTCTCTGGAAAAACAAAGCTACCTGCGCCGTACCCACGGCTTTGCGGTACCGCTGGATAGTGAAGACGTCGAAACCCGGATGATGACCAACTTTGCCATTAAGCGTGAACTCGCCGCGCGCGCCGCGTCGCTGGTGGCAGCCGGAGAGACGGTGTTCATCGAAAATGGCAGTTCAAACGCCCTTCTGGCTCGCACATTGGCGGAACGAGGCGATATCACCATCATCACCGTGAGCAGCTATATCGCGCATTTACTCAAGGAAACGCCGGGCGAGGTGATTCTGCTGGGCGGTATTTATCAGAAGCGCAGTGAAAGCATGGTCGGCCCGTTAACCCGCCAGTGCATTCAGCAGGTACACTTTAGCAAGGCATTTATCGGCGTTGACGGCTGGCAGAGCGAAACCGGCTTCACCGGCCGCGACATGATGCGCGCCGATGTGGTTAATGCGGTGCTGGAAAAACAGTGCGAAGCCATTGTGCTGAGCGACAGCTCGAAATTCAGCGTTGTGCATCCCTATCCGCTGGGCCCGATTTCCCGTTTCAATCGCATCATTACCGATAATAATTTGCACGACACTATCCGCCAGCAGCTCACCGACAGCGGTTTAACCGTCGATATTGTTAACCCCGCCTGA
- the osmB gene encoding osmotically-inducible lipoprotein OsmB produces MTSMSKKMAAAVLAVTVVMSLSACSHWSKRDRNTAIGAGAGALGGAVLTDGSTLGTLGGAAVGGIIGHQVGK; encoded by the coding sequence ATGACTTCGATGAGCAAAAAAATGGCTGCGGCCGTACTGGCGGTTACTGTAGTAATGTCTCTGAGCGCTTGCTCTCACTGGTCTAAACGCGACCGTAACACCGCAATCGGCGCCGGCGCCGGCGCACTGGGCGGCGCGGTATTAACTGACGGCAGCACCCTGGGCACCCTGGGTGGCGCAGCGGTTGGCGGCATCATTGGCCACCAGGTTGGCAAATAA
- the yciH gene encoding stress response translation initiation inhibitor YciH, with protein sequence MSDSNSRLVYSTDSGRIEEPKAAPQRAKGDGIVRIQRQTSGRKGKGVCLITGIDLDDDALAKLAAELKKKCGCGGSLKDGVIEIQGDKRDLLKSLLEAKGMKVKLAGG encoded by the coding sequence ATGAGTGATTCTAATAGCCGCCTGGTTTACTCCACCGATAGCGGCCGTATCGAAGAGCCGAAAGCGGCGCCGCAACGAGCGAAAGGCGATGGCATCGTGCGTATTCAACGCCAGACCAGCGGGCGCAAAGGAAAGGGCGTCTGCCTGATTACCGGCATCGATCTGGATGACGACGCGCTGGCGAAGCTGGCCGCTGAGCTGAAAAAGAAATGCGGCTGCGGCGGTTCACTGAAAGATGGAGTGATTGAAATTCAGGGGGATAAACGCGACTTGCTGAAATCACTGCTGGAAGCCAAAGGGATGAAAGTGAAATTAGCGGGTGGCTAA
- the pyrF gene encoding orotidine-5'-phosphate decarboxylase: MTSTATSSPRVITSSPVVVALDYDNRDKALAFVDRIDPRDCRLKVGKEMFTLLGPQFVRDLHQRGFEVFLDLKFHDIPNTTARAVAAAAELGVWMVNVHASGGARMMTAAREALLPFGKEAPLLIAVTVLTSMEASDLQDLGITLSPADHAAKLAALTKRCGLDGVVCSAQEAVRFKQELGQEFKLVTPGIRPTGSDAGDQRRIMTPEQAQQAGVDYMVIGRPVTQSADPAATLAAINASLKQGA, encoded by the coding sequence ATGACGTCTACTGCTACCTCTTCTCCTCGCGTTATCACATCCTCTCCCGTCGTTGTTGCGCTTGATTATGATAACCGTGACAAGGCGTTAGCCTTTGTTGATCGAATCGATCCCCGCGACTGCCGGTTGAAAGTAGGTAAGGAGATGTTCACGCTGCTGGGGCCGCAGTTTGTTCGCGACCTGCATCAACGCGGCTTTGAAGTGTTCCTCGACCTGAAATTTCACGATATTCCTAATACCACCGCACGTGCGGTCGCCGCTGCGGCGGAACTCGGCGTATGGATGGTGAACGTTCACGCCTCAGGCGGTGCGCGCATGATGACGGCGGCCCGCGAGGCGCTGTTGCCGTTCGGAAAAGAGGCGCCGTTACTGATTGCGGTTACCGTATTGACCAGCATGGAAGCCAGCGATTTGCAGGACCTTGGCATCACGCTTTCTCCTGCCGATCATGCCGCTAAACTGGCTGCGCTAACCAAACGCTGTGGTCTCGACGGCGTAGTCTGTTCCGCGCAGGAAGCCGTCCGCTTTAAGCAGGAGTTAGGGCAGGAATTTAAGTTAGTCACGCCAGGGATCCGCCCTACAGGCAGCGATGCTGGCGACCAGCGCCGAATCATGACCCCGGAACAGGCGCAGCAGGCGGGAGTTGATTATATGGTCATTGGTCGCCCGGTTACCCAGTCTGCCGATCCGGCGGCAACGCTTGCGGCAATCAACGCATCGCTGAAGCAGGGGGCGTAA
- the lapB gene encoding lipopolysaccharide assembly protein LapB: MLELLFLLLPVAAAYGWYMGRRSAQQSKQDDASRLSRDYVAGVNFLLSNQQDKAVDLFLDMLKEDTGTVEAHLTLGNLFRSRGEVDRAIRIHQSLMESASLTYDQRLLAVQQLGRDYMAAGLYDRAEDMFKQLVDETDFRLGALQQLLQIYQLTSDWQSAIEVAERLVKLGKEKHRSDIANFWCELALQQMASNDLDKAMTLLKKGASADRNSARVSIMMGRVWMEKGDYAKAVESLERVIGQDKELVGETLEMLQTCYQQLGKHAEWEAFLRRCVEENTGATAELMLAQIIEQQEGAEAAQSYVTRQLERHPTMRVFHKLMDYHLNEAEEGRAKASLGVLRNMVGEQVRSKPRYRCQKCGFTSHTLYWHCPSCRSWATIKPIRGLDGQ; encoded by the coding sequence ATGCTGGAGTTGTTGTTTCTGCTTCTTCCCGTTGCCGCTGCCTATGGATGGTATATGGGGCGCAGGAGCGCACAACAGTCCAAACAGGACGATGCTAGTCGCCTGTCGCGTGATTACGTGGCCGGGGTCAACTTCCTGCTGAGCAATCAGCAGGACAAAGCCGTAGATCTGTTCCTCGATATGTTAAAAGAGGACACCGGCACCGTCGAAGCTCATCTGACGCTTGGCAACCTGTTTCGTTCCCGTGGCGAAGTTGACCGCGCCATCCGTATTCACCAAAGCCTGATGGAGAGCGCCTCGCTCACCTACGATCAACGCCTGCTCGCCGTCCAACAGTTGGGGCGCGATTATATGGCCGCCGGCTTGTACGATCGCGCGGAAGATATGTTCAAGCAGCTGGTGGATGAAACCGACTTCCGCCTGGGCGCGCTACAACAACTGCTGCAGATTTATCAACTGACCAGCGATTGGCAGTCCGCGATTGAAGTCGCCGAACGGCTGGTAAAATTGGGCAAAGAAAAACATCGCAGCGACATCGCCAACTTCTGGTGTGAACTGGCGCTACAGCAGATGGCCAGCAACGATCTCGATAAAGCGATGACGCTGCTGAAGAAAGGCGCGTCTGCGGACCGCAACAGCGCCCGCGTCTCGATTATGATGGGGCGCGTGTGGATGGAAAAAGGCGACTACGCGAAAGCGGTAGAAAGCCTGGAACGGGTGATTGGCCAGGATAAAGAACTGGTAGGTGAAACCCTGGAAATGCTGCAAACCTGTTATCAGCAGTTGGGTAAGCATGCGGAGTGGGAAGCGTTTTTGCGCCGCTGTGTAGAAGAGAACACCGGTGCGACGGCGGAACTCATGCTGGCGCAGATTATCGAGCAGCAGGAGGGGGCGGAAGCGGCGCAAAGCTATGTAACTCGCCAGTTGGAACGCCACCCAACGATGCGCGTGTTCCATAAACTGATGGACTACCATCTTAATGAGGCGGAAGAAGGGCGCGCGAAGGCGAGTCTGGGGGTTTTGCGTAACATGGTTGGTGAACAGGTGCGGAGCAAACCGCGCTACCGCTGCCAGAAGTGCGGTTTTACTTCCCACACCCTGTACTGGCACTGCCCGTCCTGCCGTTCGTGGGCGACTATCAAGCCGATTCGCGGCCTGGATGGTCAGTAA
- a CDS encoding LapA family protein codes for MKYLLIFLLVLAIFVISVTLGAQNDQLVTFNYLLAQGEFRISTLLAVLFAGGFAIGWLICGLFWLRVRVSLARAERKIKRLEQQIAPVAAAPADAGVPAVKE; via the coding sequence GTGAAATATTTACTTATTTTCTTACTGGTATTAGCTATCTTCGTCATCTCTGTGACGCTGGGCGCGCAAAATGACCAACTGGTCACGTTCAACTATTTGCTTGCCCAGGGTGAGTTCCGTATCTCCACGCTGCTGGCGGTACTGTTTGCTGGCGGATTTGCCATTGGTTGGCTGATCTGTGGTCTGTTCTGGCTGCGGGTACGTGTGTCGTTGGCGCGCGCCGAGCGTAAAATTAAACGCCTGGAGCAGCAGATCGCGCCAGTGGCCGCGGCGCCCGCTGATGCCGGCGTCCCTGCGGTCAAGGAATAA
- the pgpB gene encoding phosphatidylglycerophosphatase B has product MLLIAKRTAIGAALLLVMPVIVWLSGWQWQPGQAPAMLKMWYWVTETVTQPWGIMTHVALFGWFLWCLRFRLREALVLFLILGAAILAGQGLKSWIKERVQEPRPFVIWLERTQQVPVAQFYELKRKERAKLVHEQLAEQQTIPGFLRKHWQKETGFAFPSGHTMFAASWALLGGGLLWPRRRWVTIGLLLGWATAVMGSRLALGMHWPQDLIVATSLSWLLVTAATWLTQRFCGPLTPPVEEASDIKKRAT; this is encoded by the coding sequence ATGCTGTTGATTGCCAAAAGGACCGCCATCGGGGCGGCGCTATTGCTTGTTATGCCCGTTATAGTCTGGCTCTCCGGCTGGCAGTGGCAGCCGGGTCAAGCACCGGCCATGTTGAAAATGTGGTACTGGGTGACTGAAACCGTCACCCAGCCGTGGGGAATAATGACTCACGTAGCGCTATTTGGCTGGTTTTTGTGGTGTTTACGATTTCGTCTGCGCGAAGCGCTGGTGCTGTTTCTCATTCTCGGCGCCGCTATCCTGGCAGGACAGGGGCTTAAATCCTGGATCAAAGAACGGGTGCAGGAACCACGGCCGTTTGTGATTTGGTTAGAACGAACCCAACAGGTTCCGGTGGCGCAATTCTATGAGTTAAAACGTAAAGAACGCGCTAAACTGGTGCATGAGCAATTGGCTGAACAACAGACAATACCGGGGTTCTTGCGTAAACACTGGCAAAAAGAGACTGGTTTTGCCTTTCCGTCCGGCCATACCATGTTTGCCGCCAGTTGGGCGCTACTGGGGGGCGGGCTGTTGTGGCCGCGCCGGCGCTGGGTAACTATCGGTTTGCTGTTGGGTTGGGCTACTGCGGTCATGGGCAGTCGTCTGGCGTTGGGCATGCACTGGCCGCAGGATCTTATCGTGGCGACCAGCCTTTCATGGCTGCTGGTTACCGCGGCGACCTGGCTCACGCAGCGTTTTTGCGGCCCGTTAACCCCGCCTGTTGAAGAGGCGAGCGATATCAAAAAACGCGCAACCTGA
- the ribA gene encoding GTP cyclohydrolase II: MQLKRVAEAKLPTPWGDFLMVGFEELATGQDHVALVYGDISGQAPVLARVHSECLTGDALFSLRCDCGFQLEAALSHIAEEGRGILLYHRQEGRNIGLLNKIRAYALQDQGYDTVEANHQLGFAADERDFTLCADMFKLLGVEQVRLLTNNPKKVEILTEAGINIVERVPLIVGRNPKNEHYLDTKAAKMGHLLNK, from the coding sequence ATGCAGCTTAAACGTGTGGCAGAAGCCAAACTGCCAACCCCCTGGGGCGATTTCCTGATGGTGGGCTTTGAAGAACTGGCAACCGGGCAGGATCATGTCGCGCTGGTGTATGGCGATATTTCGGGGCAAGCCCCGGTACTGGCTCGCGTACACTCAGAATGTCTGACGGGCGATGCCCTTTTTAGTCTGCGTTGTGATTGCGGTTTTCAGCTGGAAGCGGCGCTGTCGCACATCGCTGAAGAGGGGCGTGGGATCCTGCTCTATCACCGTCAGGAAGGCCGAAATATCGGTTTGCTAAATAAAATTCGCGCTTACGCGCTACAGGATCAAGGCTACGATACCGTCGAAGCCAACCACCAGCTTGGCTTTGCCGCCGATGAGCGCGACTTTACGCTATGCGCCGACATGTTCAAACTGCTCGGCGTAGAGCAGGTTCGCCTGTTGACCAACAACCCGAAGAAAGTCGAAATTCTGACCGAGGCGGGGATCAATATCGTCGAGCGCGTGCCGCTCATCGTCGGGCGTAACCCGAAAAACGAACACTATCTCGATACCAAAGCTGCCAAGATGGGGCATCTGCTGAATAAATAA